CGGGCatatttggttcggcgaagtaattgagttacttgtcgtttaccgttgtatcctgggagatagacgtcgaaacctcgtagaggcgacgaatctgttttaaggaaactgtgtgttacacaggcctcggcttttaattttgttctttataattattgtgtaaattaattataattgctatttatattatagttatttatatattggtatttataattataatattgttatatatattataagttatttatatttataatattatattgttatatatattataagttatttatatttataatattatattgttatatatattataaattatttataattataatattatattattatatatatatatattataagttatttatatttataatatttatgtatctttaatttaatagatataaatattgtatttatcatattgcgtttattcaagtattatataagttatgttttttttgcATTTCCAAGTCATAACTACATATATGCAAGTATCTTGTATTTTTGTGAAAAAGAATATGAAGTAGTAGTCCCCTTGATTATATAAACTCCAAAGGAGTAGCTATTCCTTCTAGCAAGGTGATGAGGTTTTTCCTATAGCTAGCTAGCCAGCCAATAAACCAACTTTGAATTAAATTCTCCATGTGAGGATGGGAGCCTCTGATATAGAATTTAAGGACATTTTTATTAGAGAGGTTCCCAAAGTTGTAAGAGGTTAGGTCCACAGGCTCTTATTAACCAACCAAGCTATTCCACTCCCTCTCCCCTAAATGATAAGTATTAACTTGATTTGATGTTGATTGCAAAATATTAAATCTAGTACTACTTTTGGTTAGTGGAGAATATCACATctcatacatataaatatatatatttatagcaaaaaaaaaaaaaacagcaacaaAGCAAATTCAAGTGAATGCAAAGGTGAAAGAATGAATGATGAGGAATGCAACTAGTTTGGTCACATCAAAGTAGTGTGAACAAACAATTATAATGAGATGAGAGCAGGGTAAGCATGATCTGTATGCACTTGAACCAATAGTTTTGAGGGCTTCTAATTCAATCCAATGATAAGCTGATTTTATTTTTCCACCAATCCAATCCCATGAATGAAAAATATCCAATGTAATGTTTTTTTGGATAGGTCCATAGCTTCTTGTCAGAATTTGATAGCGATTTTGCATTTATAATTTTCAAATAGTTAATAAATTCCAACCAATTAAGAAAAGCATTTTTGGCATGTTGATGATCCATAAATTATATCATATATGTTGAGAAATGTTTTGTCTCTAAATTTATAATTAGTTTTAGTGATTAAGTTTTTAAACTTCTAAATTTTTAGTGATCAAGCATTTTTTATCATGTTTAGATGGAAAAAAAATTTCAGTCAGTCTAATTATGGGTTAATACGATTTTGGGTTCTtgtgttttagtttaattttatgatagactttatattttaaaaaaaatatatttttagacaTTGTATTttgtcaaatttaaaaatagttcCCTGAATTTGAATTCtaccaaaatatttttgtcatctGGCTTTATATAGTGAGTCATTGACTTAGAAAATGTGATGATCTCTTGAAGGTGTCGATTTGTAtagtataattttgaaaatattgtgaccaaatttatgtattttttaccATTTGACAAAACAAATAGTCAAAATATATCTTTTATAAATCTAAGGGTACATGGAATTAAGCTAAAACACATAACCCAAAATAGTATAGGCTTATAATAATTTCCAATtttttcttgaatattctgaCTTCACTTAACAGAAAAAAAAACCTAACTGCTAAAACATTATAtaattgtgaaaattaattattaagtattattaaactATGTATCATGTAGTGCAGTATATTTCACGAATTAGTAGCGTCATActcgagaaaaaaaaaattctgtttaaatattattaaactgtGTATCAAGGAGTGTAGTATATATCCGCTTAAAAAACTATAGCTAAATCGCTTAAATCTGATAAAATAGTCCGGATCACATATACAAAATTGGTATATACGTACGAACCATTTCATATAACAAAGCCAAAATTGCTCCACTGGTTATGAAGCAATTTCTGGAATTTTATCAGAATCTCTTATATTCTTCCAGTAATAAACAGTTCTGCATAAAATTTCTCAAGAAACTATAAGGGCCGTTTGGCTTGTTTTctgttttcaaagttgtgttatgagaaatgagaacagaaaatagttcttgtagttttaaaaaaacaagaagtgtttggttaatattttctaaaaataattttttagttttatttatttttaaatcttacataaaaaattaacaattatatttacaaagataaaaacattttaaaagtttgtaataaataatgagataaaataatttgaaagaaaaatgatgaaaaataaggagtgagaaagtaaagttgagaaaatttgaagaaatagaaattgataagagagaaattgatcgatgcaagaaaaaatgagagagaatgtgatgagaaagaaagtgaagagagagaagtgagtagagagagagaaaatggccagagagagaaaatgataatatattaagtgatgagagagaaagggggatatagtaagtgatgaaagagaaaatgatgacataataaattatgcaagagaaaataaagagatagaaaatgatgaaaaaaaaataaaaagataaaaagtgagaagagagaaaatagcaagaaaaaaaagataaggagagagaaagtgatgagagagaaaataaggagatacaaagtgatgagagagaaagtgatgtgcgAGAAAGTGAAGTAAGAGAAAATGATGTGACAATAAAtaatgttagataataataattaaaaaagtgatgtgagaaaaaaaaaatatagacaaaaaaaaattgagaacaatagaaaataattttttgttgttatcaaaattttatgatttttgtaactttttttcaaaaattgttttctgaaaacaatgccaaacaccccaatttgttttcaaaaaacattttttagcttttaaaaacaaaaaatagttttttaattaAGGAGTCAAACACCGTTTAAGGGTGCGTTTgacattgttttttgttttcaaaattgtgttttcagaaataataatagaaaattgtttttgtagtttttaaaaaaataacaggtGTTTGgctaatgttttctaaaaataatttttcagttttatttaaaaaaaattaataaatatatttataaagagaaattttttaaaaaaatttgtaataaataataagataaagtaatgtgaaaaAGTGATAGAAAGTAAGGAAAGAGAAAGTAAGaagataaattttgaggaataAAAATTAAGATAAGAGAATTTGAAGCAAAAAATACTAAAAGAGAAAATGACTAgatagaaataaataaaaagagagaaaGTAAATAGGGAAAAAATGAAAAGAGATAAATTAATGAGAAAGAAATTGATGTAagataattataataattaaaaatattatataagtaaaaagattaattataattaaaaacaacTTTACGATGTTCTCTTAATTttgttttcaaaaattattttatgaaaaaaatGTCAAACACCTACCAAACTTGAGAAaccattttttaaatttaaaagacAAAAGGTGCCAACACCCTCTAATTTATTCTACAAAAATTGTTTGCTAATACATGTTGATGGAGCACAATCACTGAACGAAGAAGGTATCGTGGTATACGTGGTTTCGGTGGCATTACGTGGAATTAAAGCATGTAGAATAATTAATATTGCACgagaaaaaacatatataaataaactCATGAGTCACACGATGAAATATCAAATATATAACGAATAATGAAATAAACAAATATACCGacaacaaaagaaaaaagaaaaaagaaaaaaaagaaactgAAACAAAATTTCAATAAGCGTATATAATAATCCGATCAAAGGTTAGTCATGAACAGCGGTCACATCTCATCAATCGGCGGCATATCTCTAAGTAATCTCTCAATCTCTTTGAAGGAGATATCTCTCGTCAAAGTTCTAACATCGGCTGGAGTAGCATATGATGAATACATTCGATGACTACTAGAGCTAGTACTACTTTCAAACTGCTTGGCGTTGTCATTATGATCAGACCATCTTTTCAACGCTCTCTGGCCATCGTCGCCGTCGTCTTCCACCTTGGAATCCTTTCCGGTCAGCTTTTGTACCACGTTTTTGAAGCCCTTGATGTCGGTTTCCACGTATTGCGTGTTGATTATCACAACCTTTGGGGGTTTATTAGTACTGTTCTCTCTTCTGGTACCACTCCCGGACATGGTGACAAAGTACGTACGGAACTAAATAAATACTCCTCTGCTGATTCTGATTCAGTTACTTTCAATGTTCCAATTCTTGAGCTAATTTGaaactttaattattttaaagAATAGGATGCATGTATAGGTGTACGAGTTTATATAAGAGTCTTGCTAGGAAGttgcaaggaaaaatatatatttgag
This genomic interval from Humulus lupulus chromosome 8, drHumLupu1.1, whole genome shotgun sequence contains the following:
- the LOC133793637 gene encoding VQ motif-containing protein 1 is translated as MSGSGTRRENSTNKPPKVVIINTQYVETDIKGFKNVVQKLTGKDSKVEDDGDDGQRALKRWSDHNDNAKQFESSTSSSSHRMYSSYATPADVRTLTRDISFKEIERLLRDMPPIDEM